A window of the Dyadobacter pollutisoli genome harbors these coding sequences:
- a CDS encoding DUF6691 family protein, with amino-acid sequence MLADGSDGANQQATSEGFVANIKYLIVGVLFGIVFVKAEIVSWFRIQEMFRLDSFHMYGVIGSAVVTGLVSIQLIKRFGIKTLSGEQVHIVDKAFNKGQIYGGVLFGIGWAITGACPGPLFAQIGSGYLVVIITLLSAIGGTWTYGLLRSRLPH; translated from the coding sequence ATGCTGGCCGACGGTTCTGATGGCGCCAATCAACAGGCTACCTCGGAAGGATTTGTTGCCAACATCAAATACCTGATCGTAGGAGTACTTTTTGGGATCGTTTTTGTAAAAGCCGAAATCGTTTCATGGTTTCGTATCCAGGAAATGTTCCGCCTTGATTCCTTTCATATGTACGGCGTCATAGGTTCGGCTGTAGTGACCGGACTCGTCTCCATTCAATTGATCAAAAGATTCGGAATCAAGACATTGTCCGGCGAGCAGGTACACATTGTTGATAAAGCCTTTAATAAAGGACAGATTTATGGGGGCGTTCTTTTCGGGATCGGCTGGGCGATCACGGGCGCGTGTCCGGGACCACTTTTTGCGCAGATCGGAAGTGGCTACCTGGTGGTTATCATCACATTGCTTAGTGCAATCGGCGGAACGTGGACTTATGGTTTGCTACGATCACGGCTCCCGCATTGA
- a CDS encoding helix-turn-helix domain-containing protein: protein MKLHIKNMVCDRCKRVVREELEGLGIELTMVELGEVETVAEVDAAKLKEVKSVLEANGFELLDDRKLALVEHIKTLVIDEVQNLKGHKPAQMNFSDYLSEKIGYEYSYLSNLFSSETGQTIEQYIIAQKVEKVKEWLSYNELTLSEIAWRLSYSSTAHLSNQFKKVTGMTPGEFKKGSLNRKSLDKVGASQF, encoded by the coding sequence ATGAAACTGCATATAAAAAATATGGTTTGTGACCGCTGCAAGCGGGTAGTACGCGAAGAACTGGAAGGTTTGGGGATCGAATTGACGATGGTAGAGCTAGGCGAGGTCGAGACCGTCGCCGAAGTTGATGCCGCCAAATTAAAGGAGGTCAAATCGGTATTGGAAGCCAATGGTTTTGAACTGCTCGATGACCGCAAGCTAGCCCTGGTGGAACACATTAAGACATTAGTAATCGACGAAGTTCAGAATTTAAAGGGCCACAAGCCTGCTCAAATGAATTTCTCTGATTATTTGTCTGAAAAAATAGGATATGAATACTCTTACCTCAGTAACTTGTTTTCATCCGAAACCGGCCAGACTATTGAACAATACATCATTGCTCAAAAAGTCGAAAAAGTGAAGGAGTGGCTTTCATATAATGAACTCACATTGAGTGAAATAGCATGGCGGCTTTCATACAGTAGCACCGCGCATTTGAGTAATCAGTTTAAAAAAGTGACGGGAATGACGCCTGGCGAGTTCAAAAAGGGCAGTTTAAACAGAAAATCACTTGATAAAGTAGGAGCTAGTCAATTTTAA
- a CDS encoding heavy metal-binding domain-containing protein — protein sequence MNKVIFASFIFLFTACAAKNEKTEKAEGTEAKVSAAKTYACPMQCEGEKTYTEAGKCPVCKMDLQEVAMAETDSTHQH from the coding sequence ATGAACAAAGTCATTTTCGCATCCTTCATATTCCTTTTCACTGCCTGCGCGGCGAAAAACGAAAAAACAGAAAAAGCCGAAGGTACCGAAGCCAAAGTATCCGCCGCGAAGACCTACGCCTGCCCGATGCAATGCGAAGGAGAAAAAACCTATACCGAAGCTGGTAAATGCCCCGTTTGCAAAATGGACTTACAGGAAGTAGCCATGGCCGAAACCGATTCAACACATCAACATTGA
- a CDS encoding YeeE/YedE family protein, whose product MEILELIKKPWPWYVAGPLIGLTVPILLLLGNKSFGISSSLKHICAAVIPANISFFKYDWKKESWNLFFVAGITIGGFLANFFLANPNAIVISESTQNTLSAFGITDFSGLMPMDIFSTVNIFSAKGFIFFVLGGFLVGFGTRYAGGCTSGHAIMGLSNLQWPSLVATISFMIGGFACTHLLLPFLLKLAQ is encoded by the coding sequence TGAATTGATAAAGAAGCCCTGGCCGTGGTATGTGGCAGGGCCGCTGATCGGGCTAACTGTTCCGATCCTGTTGCTGCTTGGCAATAAGTCATTTGGCATTTCTTCCTCGCTGAAACACATTTGTGCCGCAGTGATACCTGCTAATATTTCGTTCTTTAAATATGATTGGAAAAAAGAATCCTGGAACCTGTTCTTTGTAGCAGGAATTACGATAGGAGGGTTTCTGGCCAATTTTTTTCTGGCAAATCCCAATGCCATTGTCATCTCAGAATCGACCCAGAATACATTGTCGGCTTTTGGAATCACAGATTTTTCTGGCCTGATGCCGATGGATATTTTTTCGACAGTGAATATTTTCTCAGCGAAAGGCTTCATTTTCTTCGTGTTAGGAGGTTTTCTGGTCGGTTTCGGAACGAGGTATGCAGGAGGTTGCACGTCGGGACATGCCATCATGGGGCTTTCTAACTTGCAATGGCCTTCCCTGGTAGCTACGATTAGCTTTATGATCGGCGGCTTTGCATGTACGCATTTGCTACTGCCTTTTTTGCTGAAACTTGCACAATAA
- a CDS encoding class I SAM-dependent methyltransferase: MAWYHTYFKGLPQLAWKLHQDEEYTEYEVDFLRDVLELGPESKVLDMLAGYGRHALPLAEGGCAMTCIDISAEYCEELQTIAQKKHLPVTVINADVVNYDFSDQDFDASYCFGNSFSFFPRRDMQQFIGKMANAVKQGGHVAIHTENLAESILTNFQARNWMPVKDDIIYLAENEYFPQEGYIEAEQTFIAGSEKVTHTVRQHIYSLSELCFMFENAGLEVVGTFGNLEADPFTLGDEQLYLVARKL; this comes from the coding sequence GTGGCCTGGTACCATACTTATTTCAAAGGACTCCCCCAACTTGCCTGGAAATTGCACCAGGACGAAGAATATACCGAATACGAAGTAGATTTTCTTCGGGATGTGTTGGAACTAGGTCCGGAAAGCAAGGTACTGGACATGCTGGCTGGTTATGGCAGACATGCTTTGCCGCTTGCCGAAGGAGGATGTGCTATGACTTGTATTGACATTTCGGCAGAATATTGTGAGGAATTACAGACCATTGCGCAGAAAAAGCACCTTCCGGTCACTGTAATCAACGCGGATGTGGTAAACTATGACTTTTCTGATCAGGATTTTGATGCGTCTTACTGCTTTGGGAATAGTTTCAGTTTTTTCCCACGTCGGGATATGCAGCAATTTATTGGAAAAATGGCTAATGCGGTAAAGCAAGGTGGCCACGTCGCGATTCATACTGAGAATTTAGCAGAAAGTATCCTGACCAATTTTCAGGCACGAAACTGGATGCCCGTCAAAGACGACATTATTTATCTTGCCGAAAACGAATATTTCCCGCAGGAAGGCTACATTGAAGCTGAACAAACCTTTATCGCCGGTTCAGAAAAAGTGACCCATACGGTTCGTCAGCACATTTACTCCCTGTCGGAGCTGTGTTTTATGTTTGAAAACGCAGGACTGGAAGTTGTGGGTACTTTTGGAAATCTGGAAGCTGACCCATTCACTTTGGGCGACGAGCAGCTTTATCTTGTTGCCCGCAAACTGTAA
- a CDS encoding heavy-metal-associated domain-containing protein, which translates to MKTTILSIITALFLGLNFAYADGDKEIKIKTSAICEMCKARIERNLGLSKGVKESNLNLTDKVVTVKYNPNKTTPEAIKATIINTGYDADTQVANQKAHDKLPSCCRKTAAAH; encoded by the coding sequence ATGAAAACGACGATCTTATCTATCATAACAGCTCTGTTCTTGGGACTAAATTTCGCTTATGCGGACGGGGACAAAGAAATCAAGATTAAAACTTCGGCCATTTGTGAAATGTGTAAAGCGCGCATTGAACGTAATCTGGGCCTTTCCAAAGGAGTGAAGGAATCCAATCTGAACCTGACCGATAAAGTGGTGACTGTGAAATACAATCCTAACAAAACCACGCCCGAAGCCATTAAAGCGACGATCATCAATACCGGTTACGATGCTGATACGCAAGTCGCCAATCAGAAAGCGCACGATAAGCTGCCAAGCTGCTGCCGCAAAACAGCTGCGGCACATTAA